TAGGCTTGGAGAAGCCTACTGTAGCAAGACCACGGAGAATTGGACGTGACAGAGACATGGCCTGGAAAGACGAggcattcttcttgccagatgcctcctcttcctccggGGCGAAGAAAGCCTTTCGCTtagcttcctcctcggcgtcctcctcatcgtcgctatCGTCGGAAGCATCGTCATCTGGGTGACCTGTGGGAGTAGCGACAGAGTCGTTGTCTGatgcagcatcatcgtcttcctcgtcgtcttcctcatccttgtcttcGGCTCCAGATTCATCCtgatcatcttcgtcctcctcgtcaccagattcctcaacatcagaagCAACGTTCATACCGAATGCGTCGTCTGCGAGaacctcgtcatcatcgtcgtccaGATCAACATCCATGGCCTCGTTTTCTTCAGCATCGGCAGTCTCCTCGGGGTCAGatttgccaagcttcttttCGCGACGCCTTCGAATaatctcatccagatcaacGCCCTTCTTTTCAACAGCCATACCCTTCTTTGCGCCATCGAAACCCCATCCCTCGAATTCTACTGTACCAAGGtcggcagcttcttcagcgccaAACTCGAATTCGGAGTCCATAGcaccatcgtcgtcatcattgaATCCCCAAATACCCTCTACaccattctcctcctcgtcatcttcaggACTGGCTGCACGCTTtgacttctttgactttttgctggtcttggccttcttcttgggaggTTCCACGGtcacttcctcctcgtcgaccGGAATATCGTCATTGTCGTCAATTGTAAAGATAAAATCGTCTTGCGCAGGTTTTCGCTTCTGTGAGGGCGCCATTTTGTCGGATTAAAAGGCATTCGTACAGCTCTTCTATCAAGATTTGCAGACGCGACAGAAGCAGTGGGGTACTTTTCACAGTAAATCTCGAACTTTTTTTTCTGCCGCTTTTCGAAATTTTGGCGGTGAGAGCTTGCTACTTTCCTAATCGTCGATGGACGGCTCGACACGTGACTCCGCTGGCTGGAGCAAGCTCTAGGGAACGTAGCGGGGGTTAGGAGGGGTTCTAGCGTTGCGGTACGTGGCGGTACCTTCTGTGTCAAACACAATCAGCAATAACACAGTGGATGCGCTGGTCCCTCTGGGTACCCCCCACCAACGACCGGTTGGTTGATTGGGCGACAGGCTACCCATGAACAACTTCGTGGAATCAGCGCGAGGACGGTTGCTTTTAATTTCTCCCCAACTTAACCTGACGAACGCAATCTCCTTAGCTTCCCTTTTGCGCCCTCGTTCagtttgttttcttttctcgacTCGATATCCTCTAGAAACGAACGCCTTTCGCCCTTCTCCTACGTCGCTTGTTTGCGCTCTCACGAATCCGAATAATACACCACACCCTACAACAAATAAACAATCAGTTCAAAATGGGCGAgtcgaggttggtgatgccatCTGGAGCTGTTTACAAGACAGCTAGCTACCTCCAAATATTGTTTACATACTAATGCATAATGCCACAGACAAGAGCTAGTTGCatggctcaacagcctccttcagcttAACATTACAAAGGTTGAGCAATGCGGTACTGGGTGAGTCCATCCATCTTTTGTTTGCCCCGCCCCCTCGTCACGGATCGCTGCGTCGTGTTGCAACATGCCATGATCGAAGCAAGGGattatcaacaacaccaaacaacCCCGCGATCACTATCATGACCACTACCAGGGAGATTCACGTGGATGTCGATCCTGATATATCAACCACCACACAAGCACGCATCATCATCTAGATCATGACACTTTCTAACACCGCCTTTCTAGTGCTGCCCTCTGCCAGGTCTTTGACAGTATCTACATGGACGTCCCCATGTCAAAGGTCAAGTTCAATGTGAACTCTGAATACTTGTATATTCAAAATTTCAAGGTCTTGCAAAGTCAGTCATTCGTTTTACACTTTTGTCAACAAACAACGTGCTGACGTGTCTTTAGACACCTTTACCAAGCACCAAATTGACAAGCCTATTCCTGTCTCCGCACTTATCAAGTGCAAGATGCAGGACAACCTCGAGTTCCTCCAGTGGACAAAGCGATTTTGGGATCTTAACTTCCCCGACCACGAGTACGATGCCGTTGCCCGCCGAAAAGGTGGCTCAATGCCTCCCGCAGCCGCCGCACCCCGACCTGCTGCTAGCACTGGCGCCGCTCGCCGCGTGGGAAGCGGTACCCCCAGTGGTGGACCCCGAGTTGCAAAGGCCGCTGGACCCGCTACCGCAGCTCTTCAGCAAGAAAATGCCACATTGAAGGAGACCGTCACAGGTCTGGAGAGGGAACGAGATTTCTATTTCAGCAAGTTGCGGGATATTGAGCTACTTGTTCAACAGGCCGTTGACGAGGACcctgagctggagaagcaagagGATGGCCTCGTAAAGCAGATCCAAACTATCCTTTACTCAACAGAGGAAGGATTCGAGATTCCTGCCGAGGGCGAGGGTCTCGATGACCAAGAGACCTTTTAGACTTGttgatggcatcaaaggctggaagatgtACTTAACGCGACCACGATTTGGGCTGGGGTGACACTGGTTTCTCTGGCACGAGTTAAACAGGACATGGATATGGAGTTGTGACCCAAACCCTTTGGGAAAGGAGTTCGCTGAGCTGATGGAGGACAGCATTTGGCTCTAGAAGCGAAGGTTGTGTCTGTACTTGTTCCGGGACTCACATAGAGTACTCGAGAATGAGCGTAAAAATTGATCTTGTTGGACACTCGAGCTTGTGTCGCCGTGTTACGGGTAACGTTGTGGCCAGCAACTGGGAGCGGGACGAGCCGAGACCAtgaaagtcaaagtcaaactgGGGAAGTATAGAaacaagcaagcatggcTGATCTGACTTGTTAGCGTAATGTGATGACTTTGTACATAAACTGTCGAGATACCCAAAGTAAACATTATTTGGGCTGGAGTGTGATATAAATGATATTCAAGCTGACAGCCTGTGGAATAATATGCTACTAATACATTTTGAGCGCAAGGTGAGCGATTGCCCCATAGAGTTCTGCCCAACTTCAGATTGTCAGAGCTATAGAATCGTTTACAAAGACGAAGAACACGTTGAAGCACAGGACAGTTGCCCATTACAAGCCATGCTCGTTATGTATACCACCAGAACCCTGGGAAAATGCGATAAATGCAGGATATTCCTGTAAGGCCATGATATGAGTGAGATCAGTCTATCCACTTGTACAGACTTCAAATTGTCTTTGCTCCTCCAAGTCCTATTATCATTCATGTAGGTCTCTCGGGTATTACCACGACCATTCGATCTTAAGGTATGTTGATTGATGTAATTTCACGATCTATACTGAAAAACGGATCCGAGAGAAACCAAGTCTCTTTTGGGTGTTCTATCAAGGCCACCAAGAGGGACCATCGTATGATATGTAAATTAGAGCCTAAGAACAATGGCAGGATGCGAAGCGATTTGTAATGAAACTATGAAGTGATTCTTCAAGCGCAATGTTTCGTAATCAGAAATCCTTTCATATCACCTATGATCAGGTATCTAACATCAGAATGATTGTAGTTGAAGATAAGTGCATGATTCGAAACCGGTTTGGGTGTTGTGTATGATTGTGCTGTATCAGTCGATCACGAGAACATTGCTCAATGTCAGATTACATTATCAAAGAATTTAGTTCAGATAGTTACAATCACAAAACTGGCATATACAGCTCGACTATTACTGATTGAAGCATATAATGGCATTGATAGCTCATGAGTTTCGACCATGGCCGCTCAATTGAAACATTATTTGACTCACACAGTCAACATATTTGCCTGTCAATGTGATTAACAGGAGCATCTATGCTCTCTGCTCTAGATGTAGATATGACTCACATACCTCAGCCGGAGGTACTTCAAGATTCGTCATTATTGCAGAAATAACCACTGAAGGGCATCGGACACTATTGGCGCGGAGATGGTGGTTGTTTTAGCCCATGTTCAATACCAATTTGTCAAATCACAGGTATAAAAGTAAAGCTTGGAGCATCCACAACTCTTTGCACAAGGCCACGTATAATAAAATGAGAACTaaagtcttcttcatcattgctAGCACCATGATAGGCCATCATGGGTTCTCACATGACCCTGTTCACATTGCATtttgaggctcaaaggcCTTCACTTTAGATGTGGATCACTCTGGCAACAGGTCGCATGCGCAGCCAATTGTAGTTTAGTGCTGCCAATTGCCGAGCGCCGTGACCTTCACCGACGGTCAGCCACCAGGACTAACTAAAACACATTCTGGGCCTGGGCATCCAATGCATAATAAGCTGTACGAATACGTCAGGCAGCTTCTTTTTAGACGCCATGACCATGACGCATTTATCGTCTTTCATGTCTTAATTCacacaatcaacaacattcgCCGTTTAACCACGTAACAGGCGAGCATCAGTATCATTTTCTTTCATACATTTTATTTGAATCGAGAACCACTCTACAGTTCCGAGAATCATCACCACAACCAAGCTTCAATCAACATGGCACCGCCGCCAGAAATCGCCATTCCTTCAACGAGCGTTTCCGACGAAGGCTCCAAGAAACCTTACACACTCTACAATATCACTCTTCGACTACCTCTGCGCTCCTTTGTCGTCCAAAAGCGATACTCAGACTTCGATGCCCTCCATCAGGCTCTGACGCAACAAGTTGGAGCTCCGCCACCAGAACCCCTACCAGCGAAACACTGGTTGAAGTCGACTGTCAACTCAGTCGAATTGACCCGAGACCGCCAGGCAGGACTCGAGAAATATCTACGAGCCATTGCGGAGTCACCCGATCGACGATGGCGTGACACATCAGCTTGGAGAGCCTTCCTGAACCTGCCAAGCTCGAGCACCACCAACTCGGCGATATCAGCGGGCGGTATGATTAAGAGTGccgttgctggtgctgctgatCCAGGAACATGGTTGGATATTCACCGAGACCTGAAGCAGAATCTTCACGAGGCTAGACAATGTCTGTCGCGACGAGATGCTGCTGTAGATAATGGCAATTCAACAGCCGCCGCAGAAGCAGGCGCAGCGGCCAAAAGGGTTCTCGTCCGAAGTGGAACGTTGATCGCAACACTTGCGGATGGGCTACGAAAGATACAAGAGGCAAAACGACTCGGCGAGGGTGAGCTGCGGCGCCGCCGGGATCTAGTTTCCCAAGCTCGAATGGAACGCGAGGGCTTAGATAAGCTTTCCAACAGCATGCCCAATTCCACATCAGCTTCAGGAAGAGGCGGCTTAAGTCAAGGCCAGGCCTCAGCAACCGACAAAGCTGGACTACTGAAGGGAGGTCGTCCTGCTGGTCGTGTTCTTGGTGCTCCTTTGCCAGAGACTGATAAGACACGAGAATTGGGCAACGAGGGAGTGCTACAACTACAAAAGGAGGAAATGCAGaaccaagatcttgctgttgAACAGCTCACTGCAGTTATTCGACGACAAAGAGAGATGGGAGAGCGAATCCATGAAGAGGTCGAAGATCAGATCCGTCTACTGGATGAACTGGACCAGGACACAGATCGCACAGCGGCCAAACTGAAGGTCGCGAACAACCGGATCAAGAAAATGTGACAGCTACCTCTCCTACTACTGGTAAAGCTGGTTCTATTTGTGGTACAAGTCGCCGTTTGGTGGCTTTGGATTCTAAGGGTATTATCTAATGGGCTATCATGGGTTGCAGACATTGCGACATTCCTGGTACAGAATCGATGGGGGAACGTTTGATATGGGCATGCAAGGCGTCTTGTGTGGCTTTGGATTGAATTGGGGCTCTGATTTGTAGGGTGCTTTATACACCGAACTGATGTTTgtaaa
This region of Fusarium verticillioides 7600 chromosome 3, whole genome shotgun sequence genomic DNA includes:
- a CDS encoding RP/EB family microtubule-associated protein; this encodes MGESRQELVAWLNSLLQLNITKVEQCGTGAALCQVFDSIYMDVPMSKVKFNVNSEYLYIQNFKVLQNTFTKHQIDKPIPVSALIKCKMQDNLEFLQWTKRFWDLNFPDHEYDAVARRKGGSMPPAAAAPRPAASTGAARRVGSGTPSGGPRVAKAAGPATAALQQENATLKETVTGLERERDFYFSKLRDIELLVQQAVDEDPELEKQEDGLVKQIQTILYSTEEGFEIPAEGEGLDDQETF